In Deltaproteobacteria bacterium GWC2_55_46, a single window of DNA contains:
- a CDS encoding nucleoside-diphosphate sugar epimerase: MKVLVTGGCGFLGSHVCEFYAQKGAQVISYDNMTKHELARTGFAADEARDYNRQYLRSLGVKMVRADVRDLEELLDHSQGCGYIVHTAAQPAMTISSEEPLLDITTNVMGTFNVLEAARRLKVPAACCATVHVYGNRINNTLKEGVKRYLREPESIDEELKTLEGTLTPLHASKAAGDSYVRAYADTYGLKAASFRLTGIYGTRQFGGEDHGWVANFSIRSVLGRAISIFGTGKQVRDIVYATDVCEAFDAFYKRRKPGVYNIGGGAKTAISLLECVDLISEINGFRPEVEFHAERHGDLKYFVCDTGKAERELGWSPKVLPEEGVQRLIDWIRSEAHIFNKEKESAHEGDSSCGRQRPASR, from the coding sequence ATGAAGGTACTGGTAACTGGCGGCTGCGGTTTCCTCGGCTCTCACGTATGCGAGTTCTACGCCCAAAAGGGCGCTCAAGTCATATCTTACGACAATATGACAAAGCACGAGCTTGCGAGGACCGGCTTTGCCGCGGACGAGGCAAGGGACTATAACCGGCAGTATCTCAGGTCGCTGGGTGTAAAGATGGTAAGGGCAGACGTTAGAGACCTTGAAGAGCTGCTTGACCACAGCCAGGGCTGCGGCTATATCGTCCATACGGCGGCCCAGCCGGCCATGACCATAAGCTCTGAAGAGCCTCTGCTGGACATCACGACCAATGTCATGGGCACCTTTAACGTCCTGGAGGCGGCGCGGAGGCTGAAGGTCCCCGCGGCATGCTGCGCGACGGTCCACGTCTACGGCAACAGGATAAACAACACGCTGAAAGAGGGGGTAAAGAGATATCTCAGGGAGCCGGAGAGCATAGACGAGGAGCTAAAGACCCTTGAAGGGACTCTAACGCCGCTTCACGCCTCAAAGGCCGCCGGTGACAGCTATGTAAGGGCATACGCGGACACATACGGGCTTAAGGCCGCGAGCTTCAGGCTTACCGGCATCTACGGCACCCGGCAGTTCGGGGGAGAGGACCACGGATGGGTCGCCAACTTCTCCATCAGGAGCGTGCTGGGCCGGGCGATATCGATCTTCGGGACCGGCAAGCAGGTGAGGGACATCGTCTACGCCACAGATGTCTGCGAGGCCTTCGACGCCTTCTACAAGAGGCGAAAGCCCGGCGTCTACAACATAGGAGGCGGGGCGAAGACGGCGATATCTCTTTTGGAGTGCGTCGACCTGATCTCAGAGATAAACGGCTTCAGGCCGGAGGTGGAATTCCACGCGGAAAGGCACGGCGACCTTAAGTACTTCGTCTGCGACACCGGCAAAGCCGAACGAGAGCTTGGCTGGTCGCCGAAGGTGCTGCCGGAAGAGGGCGTTCAAAGGCTCATCGACTGGATAAGGAGCGAAGCGCATATCTTCAATAAGGAAAAGGAGAGCGCTCATGAAGGCGATAGTTCTTGCGGCAGGCAGAGGCCGGCGTCTCGGTGA
- a CDS encoding nucleotidyl transferase — MKAIVLAAGRGRRLGDMLGNRNKCMIPVNRRPVIEYSFGSVANTEVKEMIVVVGFRAEEIINTYGNNYKGVRIKYVVQQEQKGLVHALECSAAMLDGDDFILLLGDEVLVNPRHQKLISEFRGDSAIALCGVLKVEDRSFIKRTYSILHDEKNKVYRLIEKPRNPLNDLMGTGDCVFRNEILSYIEFTPAHHERKEKELPDLIQCAIDDGKLVRSFTICDRYTNINTPEDVTLAESFFNESGCYI; from the coding sequence ATGAAGGCGATAGTTCTTGCGGCAGGCAGAGGCCGGCGTCTCGGTGACATGCTGGGGAACAGGAACAAGTGCATGATACCCGTGAACCGGAGGCCTGTCATCGAGTACAGTTTTGGAAGTGTAGCCAACACGGAAGTGAAAGAGATGATAGTGGTGGTCGGCTTCCGCGCGGAAGAGATAATCAACACCTATGGGAACAATTACAAGGGCGTGCGGATAAAATACGTGGTCCAGCAGGAGCAGAAGGGCCTTGTTCACGCGCTCGAATGCTCGGCGGCGATGCTCGACGGTGACGACTTCATACTCCTGCTTGGCGACGAGGTGCTTGTAAACCCCAGGCACCAGAAGCTTATCTCGGAGTTCAGGGGAGATAGCGCCATAGCCCTCTGCGGCGTTTTGAAGGTAGAGGACAGGAGCTTTATAAAGAGGACCTACAGCATACTGCACGATGAGAAGAATAAGGTATACAGGCTCATCGAGAAGCCGAGGAACCCGCTTAACGACCTGATGGGCACCGGCGATTGCGTATTCAGGAACGAGATACTCTCGTATATAGAATTTACCCCGGCGCACCACGAGCGCAAGGAGAAGGAGCTCCCGGACCTTATCCAGTGCGCCATAGATGACGGCAAGCTCGTGAGGTCTTTTACTATCTGCGACAGGTACACGAACATAAACACGCCTGAAGACGTCACGCTGGCGGAGAGTTTTTTCAATGAAAGTGGCTGTTATATCTGA